A stretch of Rana temporaria chromosome 2 unlocalized genomic scaffold, aRanTem1.1 chr2j, whole genome shotgun sequence DNA encodes these proteins:
- the LOC120921627 gene encoding hornerin-like — MFSSEVHQVITVDRLTSCKAPVRLRSESGQAPVRIRSDSGQAPVRLRSGSGQNPVRLRSGSGQTPVRVRSESGQTPVRVRSESGQAPVRIRSDSGQAPVRLRSGSGQNPVRLRSGSGQTPVRLRSESGQAPVRIRSGSGQGPVRLRSESGQAPVRLRSESGQAQVRIRSESGQNLVRIRSGSGQNPVRLRSDSGQNPVRLRSESGQNPVRIWSESGQNPVRLRSGSGQTPVRIRSGSGQNPVRIRSESGKAPVRIRSESGQNLVRIRSESGQNPVRLRSGSGQTPVRLRSDSGQNPVRLRSGSGQNPVRLRSESGQAPVRIRSESGQNPVRLRSESGQNPVRIRSESGQNPVRLRSESGQNPVRIWSESGQAPVRIRSGSGQNPEE, encoded by the coding sequence ATGTTCTCCTCTGAAGTCCATCAGGTTATCACCGTTGATAGACTGACATCTTGTAAGGCTCCGGTCAGACTCCGGTCAGAATCCGGTCAGGCTCCGGTCAGAATCCGGTCAGACTCCGGTCAGGCTCCGGTCAGACTCCGGTCAGGGTCCGGTCAGAATCCGGTCAGACTCCGGTCAGGGTCCGGTCAGACTCCGGTCAGGGTCCGGTCAGAATCCGGTCAGACTCCGGTCAGGGTCCGGTCAGAATCCGGTCAGGCTCCGGTCAGAATCCGGTCAGACTCCGGTCAGGCTCCGGTCAGACTCCGGTCAGGGTCCGGTCAGAATCCGGTCAGACTCCGGTCAGGGTCCGGTCAGACTCCGGTCAGACTCCGGTCAGAATCCGGTCAGGCTCCGGTCAGAATCCGGTCAGGGTCCGGTCAGGGTCCGGTCAGACTCCGGTCAGAATCCGGTCAGGCTCCGGTCAGACTCCGGTCAGAATCCGGTCAGGCTCAGGTCAGAATCCGGTCAGAATCTGGTCAGAATCTGGTCAGAATCCGGTCAGGCTCCGGTCAGAATCCGGTCAGGCTCCGGTCAGACTCCGGTCAGAATCCGGTCAGGCTCCGGTCAGAATCCGGTCAGAATCCGGTCAGAATCTGGTCAGAATCCGGTCAGAATCCGGTCAGGCTCCGGTCAGGCTCCGGTCAGACTCCGGTCAGAATCCGGTCAGGCTCCGGTCAGAATCCGGTCAGAATCCGGTCAGAATCCGGTAAGGCTCCGGTCAGAATCCGGTCAGAATCCGGTCAGAATCTGGTCAGAATCCGGTCAGAATCCGGTCAGAATCCGGTCAGACTCCGGTCAGGGTCCGGTCAGACTCCGGTCAGACTCCGGTCAGACTCCGGTCAGAATCCGGTCAGGCTCCGGTCAGGCTCCGGTCAGAATCCGGTCAGGCTCCGGTCAGAATCCGGTCAGGCTCCGGTCAGAATCCGGTCAGAATCTGGTCAGAATCCGGTCAGGCTCCGGTCAGAATCCGGTCAGAATCCGGTCAGAATCCGGTCAGAATCTGGTCAGAATCCGGTCAGGCTCCGGTCAGAATCCGGTCAGAATCCGGTCAGAATCTGGTCAGAATCCGGTCAGGCTCCGGTCAGAATCCGGTCAGGCTCCGGTCAGAATCCGGAGGAATAA
- the LOC120921622 gene encoding LOW QUALITY PROTEIN: immunoglobulin superfamily member 3-like (The sequence of the model RefSeq protein was modified relative to this genomic sequence to represent the inferred CDS: inserted 2 bases in 1 codon), whose protein sequence is MGVFPCTGTDMGVFLCTGTDMGVFHCGAVSHLLRVAPGPLFRTEGSSVFLWCNASGLSVGAFEWSVFQEHSPRRKLQIVSSADPDFSYAIFQEGQEXEIYLERVGEDLARLHITHLRAQDAGEYECYTPNPTHRYHGAYSASVTLKVIPALLRVSVLSPQELTLHEDDPLRMVCEVSSSRAQHTHFSITWYREESDSTQPLISLSKLSVVSTGPPFQDRHLAGQLRLEKVSPVWYQLTMPSLQPTDQAKYHCQATEWIQDPDGTWYPLTTTRSQAIRVFVRSSSGTLLMERAP, encoded by the exons ATGGGGGTCTTCCCCTGTACAGGAACAGATATGGGGGTCTTCCTCTGTACAGGAACAGATATGGGGGTCTTCCACT GTGGCGCTGTCTCCCACCTCCTCCGTGTGGCCCCTGGGCCCCTGTTCCGCACAGAGGGCTCCTCAGTCTTCCTCTGGTGTAATGCCAGTGGTCTCTCAGTGGGGGCCTTTGAGTGGTCGGTGTTCCAGGAACATTCCCCCCGGAGAAAGCTGCAGATTGTCAGCTCTGCGGACCCCGACTTCTCCTACGCCATCTTCCAGGAGGGGCAAGA GGAGATCTACCTGGAAAGGGTGGGAGAGGACCTCGCCCGCCTCCATATCACCCACCTGAGGGCACAGGATGCTGGGGAGTATGAATGTTACACCCCAAACCCCACCCACAGGTACCACGGGGCGTACAGCGCCAGCGTCACCCTAAAAG TGATCCCGGCCTTGCTGCGAGTCTCCGTGCTCtcaccccaggagcttacactccatgAGGATGACCCCCTGAGGATGGTATGTGAAGTCTCCTCCAGCCGGGCACAGCACACCCACTTCTCCATCACCTGGTACAGGGAGGAGTCAGACTCTACCCAGCCCCTCATCAGCCTCTCCAAGCTCTCCGTCGTATCCACAGGACCTCCCTTCCAGGACCGTCACCTGGCCGGCCAACTTCGTCTGGAGAAAGTGTCACCCGTCTGGTATCAGCTGACCATGCCCAGCCTGCAGCCCACTGACCAGGCCAAGTACCACTGCCAGGCCACCGAGTGGATCCAAGACCCGGATGGGACCTGGTACCCGCTGACCACCACGAGGAGCCAGGCCATTCGAGTCTTCGTCCGGTCATCGTCAGGGACCCTGCTGATGGAGCGAGCGCCAG